In uncultured Treponema sp., one genomic interval encodes:
- a CDS encoding flippase produces the protein MGLVFPLITFPYSSRIVGPAGIGKVNFANSIISYFTIIASLGIFTYAIKEAAKVRDSKEELSKFSKEIFTINSISTLVAYFLFFISLCIVPKFHDYKILLCICSSTILFTTLGLSWLYTALEEYVYITLRSIFFQILSIVSLFIFVHKPDDYIIYGTINVLASVGSNVLNFIHSRKYISWKTKYKLELKKHLKPIFTLFAMSVATRIYTVLDTTLLGFISGDKAVGYYSAASKLNHIVLNIVTSIGAVMLPRLAYLIGKNKAKDFSDLAYKGIEVLFLISIPCSIGLTLVSKAVILILSGEQYLQTLPTMQVLNPIIIIIGLSNFIGIQIFMPLNKEKWTLYSVITGAFVNLFTSILLIYKFNELGAAIGTLIAEFSVTAVQIILVRKYLKISRIFKLFIKYLLNSFVMAIPVYYFSHKITNLYVSFSVSVISGIVLYFILLLLERNYLLFDTIIKLKGKFHR, from the coding sequence ATGGGATTGGTATTTCCTTTAATAACTTTTCCCTATTCCTCTAGGATAGTTGGACCTGCAGGAATAGGAAAAGTAAATTTCGCAAATTCAATAATTTCTTATTTTACTATAATAGCATCTTTAGGAATTTTTACATATGCGATAAAAGAAGCCGCAAAAGTAAGAGACTCAAAAGAAGAATTAAGCAAATTTTCAAAAGAAATATTTACTATTAATTCTATCTCTACTCTTGTTGCTTATTTTCTGTTTTTTATAAGCCTTTGTATTGTCCCAAAATTCCATGATTATAAAATTCTTTTATGTATTTGTAGTTCAACAATTTTATTCACAACATTAGGATTAAGTTGGTTATATACAGCTCTTGAAGAATATGTTTATATAACATTGCGTTCTATTTTTTTTCAAATTCTTAGCATAGTTTCTCTTTTTATTTTTGTTCACAAGCCAGACGATTATATTATTTATGGCACTATAAATGTTTTGGCTAGTGTAGGTTCAAATGTTTTAAACTTTATTCATTCTAGAAAATATATTTCATGGAAAACAAAGTATAAACTTGAATTAAAAAAACATTTAAAACCAATTTTTACTTTATTTGCCATGTCAGTAGCTACAAGAATCTACACTGTCTTAGACACAACTTTATTAGGCTTTATATCCGGAGATAAAGCTGTAGGTTATTATAGTGCAGCCTCAAAATTAAATCACATTGTATTAAACATTGTAACTTCAATTGGAGCAGTAATGTTACCAAGGTTAGCTTATCTGATAGGGAAAAATAAGGCAAAAGACTTTTCAGACCTAGCTTACAAAGGAATAGAAGTTCTATTTCTTATTTCAATACCTTGTAGTATTGGTCTGACTTTAGTATCAAAAGCTGTAATACTGATTTTAAGCGGAGAACAATACTTACAAACATTACCTACAATGCAAGTCTTAAATCCAATTATTATAATTATAGGATTAAGCAATTTCATAGGTATACAGATTTTTATGCCATTAAACAAGGAAAAATGGACTCTTTACTCAGTCATAACAGGAGCATTTGTAAACTTGTTCACGAGTATTTTATTAATTTATAAATTCAATGAACTAGGTGCTGCAATAGGCACATTGATTGCAGAGTTTTCTGTTACCGCTGTTCAAATAATACTAGTAAGAAAATATTTAAAGATATCTAGAATCTTCAAACTATTTATAAAATATTTGTTAAATTCATTTGTTATGGCGATTCCTGTATACTATTTCAGTCACAAAATCACAAATTTATACGTCAGTTTTTCTGTTTCAGTAATTTCTGGAATTGTTTTATATTTTATTCTATTGTTACTAGAGAGAAATTATTTACTATTTGATACAATAATAAAGTTAAAAGGAAAATTTCATAGATGA
- the ade gene encoding adenine deaminase, with protein sequence MNAKKLSLLINAASGKCEAELVIKNCRVVNPITRNVKNADIAVEQGLIAGVGSYRGKAEIDAHGLFAVAGLIDAHVHIESSMCTPESFAQLVVPKGTTTVIADPHEIANVSGSEGIHFMINSARRVPLKVHFMIPSCVPATDFEDSGSVLDSEAVEELLKEPEILGLGELMNAPGVSSYDSEVLEKICAAKNAQKIVDGHAPGLSGFALNAYSAAGIKTDHECSSPQEVLERLENGMYVLLRQGSAAQNLAEILPSVTKENSRRCAMCTDDKHPQDIIEFGHINANLKLAVKNGLDCFTAIAMATINAAECYGLNDVGLIAPGYSADIVLFNNLEDFKAEKVFIGGKLAAENGKAVFEIRNRVDKAVTHSVHIKPFIIEDLAIKLNCENAKVISLKNHELVTKCEIRKVNLTNGIFECKKNPQIQKLIVMERHKKTGKIGKGLIENYGIHGGAIATTISHDSHNIIAAGDNDNDIFVAINELNKMGGGIILVKNGTVIGSLSLPIAGLMSDKNFVEVSQTLKNLLELAWNELGISREVEPFMTLSFLSLPVIPEIKLTPRGLFDVNKFEFTSIEAD encoded by the coding sequence ATGAATGCAAAAAAACTTTCGCTCCTTATAAATGCTGCTTCTGGAAAATGCGAGGCGGAGCTTGTAATAAAAAATTGCCGTGTTGTAAATCCGATAACGCGGAATGTAAAAAATGCTGACATTGCGGTGGAGCAGGGCTTGATTGCGGGCGTTGGCTCGTACCGTGGAAAAGCTGAAATTGATGCGCACGGGCTTTTTGCGGTTGCGGGGCTGATTGACGCTCATGTTCATATTGAATCTTCAATGTGCACGCCGGAATCTTTTGCTCAGCTTGTAGTTCCAAAAGGCACAACGACTGTAATTGCCGACCCTCACGAAATTGCAAATGTCAGTGGCTCTGAAGGAATTCACTTTATGATTAATTCTGCTCGCCGGGTTCCGCTAAAAGTTCATTTTATGATTCCGTCTTGCGTTCCTGCCACCGATTTTGAAGATTCCGGGTCTGTTCTTGATTCAGAGGCAGTTGAGGAGCTTTTAAAAGAGCCTGAAATTTTGGGGCTTGGAGAATTGATGAATGCGCCCGGAGTTTCTTCCTACGATTCTGAAGTCCTTGAAAAAATTTGCGCGGCAAAAAATGCTCAGAAAATCGTAGACGGACACGCGCCCGGCTTGAGCGGTTTTGCATTGAATGCGTATTCCGCGGCAGGAATAAAAACCGACCATGAATGCAGTTCTCCTCAGGAAGTTTTGGAGCGGCTTGAAAACGGAATGTATGTTCTTTTGCGCCAAGGTTCAGCTGCCCAAAATCTAGCGGAAATTCTTCCTTCCGTAACAAAAGAAAATTCCAGAAGATGCGCGATGTGCACAGACGACAAGCATCCTCAGGATATAATTGAATTCGGGCATATAAACGCAAACCTCAAGCTCGCTGTAAAAAACGGACTTGACTGCTTTACGGCGATTGCAATGGCGACAATAAATGCTGCGGAATGCTACGGCTTGAATGATGTCGGGCTGATTGCGCCGGGATATTCCGCGGACATTGTGCTTTTTAATAATCTTGAGGATTTTAAAGCTGAAAAAGTTTTTATAGGCGGAAAGCTCGCTGCGGAAAACGGAAAGGCTGTTTTTGAAATCCGAAATAGGGTAGACAAGGCTGTAACTCATTCAGTTCATATCAAGCCGTTTATAATAGAAGATTTAGCAATAAAATTGAATTGCGAAAATGCAAAAGTCATAAGTTTAAAAAATCATGAGCTTGTAACAAAGTGCGAAATTCGGAAAGTGAATTTGACAAACGGAATTTTTGAGTGCAAAAAAAATCCGCAGATTCAAAAACTTATTGTAATGGAGCGGCACAAAAAAACTGGCAAAATCGGAAAAGGTCTTATAGAAAACTACGGAATTCACGGCGGAGCGATTGCCACAACAATTTCCCACGATTCCCACAATATTATTGCCGCAGGCGACAACGACAACGATATTTTTGTTGCGATAAATGAACTTAACAAAATGGGCGGCGGAATTATTCTTGTAAAAAACGGAACTGTAATTGGCTCTTTGTCTCTTCCGATTGCGGGCTTGATGTCCGACAAGAATTTTGTGGAAGTGAGCCAGACTTTGAAAAATCTTTTGGAACTTGCCTGGAACGAGCTTGGAATCAGCCGTGAAGTTGAGCCTTTTATGACGCTTTCATTTTTGAGCCTGCCTGTAATTCCTGAAATAAAGCTTACTCCGCGCGGACTTTTCGATGTCAATAAATTTGAATTCACTTCGATTGAAGCCGACTGA
- a CDS encoding capsule assembly Wzi family protein: protein MKKINFIMPIAISIFSAVFAQEALKSTEEEYYDFLSLTGQAERPTLNYRTLSDSEWQITDENHIWKDNNLGTKRTLYESDSTETSWFTAGIDRSVKLKLYGPEWFNSYNTKAPYGQNDGALWQGKGYNTSLTAGARIEAYGLELTFKPQVSWSQNREFDYITPNYPKTDASGNQTIYSGKAAKYGYYGVTSIDAPQRFGDSSFWTFDWGDTEIRYSWKKLTAGFGTQAIWLGPAQLNPIIHSNNAATYPKFDIGLRKTPVYMPYLGWYLGELEGRGWWGKLSESDYFDNDSSNDSNLIAGISAAYALPGIFQGLSIGLNRTMLSKWNNIDSYSLFRIYAPQMNGDSDAADQRFSFIFDYLLPTAGIDIYLEWARNDFSPNIDYIIRYPFHTQGWTFGIQKAIKLKSKYGLKILLELTYLECSADYDRLINWYSTFYSHSEILQGYTNKGQWLGAGIGTGGNSQYLGFEFFFPKGSVTLFGRRNNPDLDYTMYIDSKNDSENIKKGIFNAEANIRCKLDFGTSFNYFITSKTFFTSSLVFEDDRNYLNKSKSDHHSEHRYNFNIAVRVKYNL, encoded by the coding sequence ATGAAAAAAATCAACTTTATAATGCCAATTGCAATTTCCATTTTTTCAGCAGTTTTCGCGCAGGAAGCCCTAAAATCAACAGAAGAAGAATACTACGACTTTCTAAGCCTTACAGGACAGGCAGAACGCCCTACGCTCAACTACCGCACGCTAAGCGACAGCGAATGGCAGATTACAGACGAAAACCACATCTGGAAAGACAACAATCTTGGAACAAAACGCACATTGTACGAATCAGACAGCACAGAAACAAGCTGGTTCACAGCAGGAATTGACAGAAGCGTAAAACTCAAGCTCTACGGCCCGGAATGGTTCAATTCATACAACACAAAAGCCCCTTACGGTCAGAACGACGGCGCGCTCTGGCAAGGAAAAGGCTACAACACAAGCCTTACAGCCGGCGCAAGGATTGAAGCCTACGGACTGGAGCTGACATTCAAGCCTCAGGTAAGCTGGAGCCAGAACAGGGAATTTGATTATATAACACCAAACTATCCCAAAACAGATGCTAGCGGAAATCAAACCATTTATTCAGGCAAGGCCGCAAAATATGGTTATTATGGAGTTACTTCAATCGATGCTCCTCAAAGATTTGGAGATTCTTCATTTTGGACTTTTGATTGGGGCGATACAGAAATCCGTTATTCATGGAAAAAGCTTACAGCGGGTTTTGGAACACAGGCAATTTGGCTAGGACCAGCTCAATTAAACCCAATTATACACTCTAATAATGCAGCTACTTATCCTAAATTTGATATTGGACTTAGAAAAACACCAGTTTATATGCCGTATCTTGGATGGTATTTAGGAGAGCTTGAAGGACGTGGTTGGTGGGGAAAACTTTCTGAATCAGATTATTTTGATAATGACAGCTCAAATGATAGCAATTTAATTGCTGGCATTTCAGCCGCTTACGCTTTACCAGGAATCTTCCAAGGTCTTTCCATAGGCTTAAACAGAACAATGTTGAGCAAGTGGAACAACATTGACAGTTACAGCCTTTTTAGAATATATGCTCCACAAATGAATGGCGACTCTGATGCTGCCGATCAACGATTTTCATTTATTTTTGATTATCTGTTACCAACAGCAGGAATTGATATATACCTTGAATGGGCAAGAAATGATTTTAGCCCAAATATAGATTACATAATTCGATATCCATTTCACACTCAAGGTTGGACTTTCGGCATCCAAAAAGCCATTAAATTAAAAAGTAAATATGGATTAAAAATTCTTCTTGAACTAACCTATCTTGAATGCTCTGCAGATTATGACAGGCTCATTAATTGGTACTCAACATTCTATTCCCATAGCGAAATTTTACAGGGATATACAAATAAAGGTCAATGGCTGGGAGCAGGAATCGGAACTGGAGGCAACAGTCAGTATCTAGGATTTGAATTTTTCTTTCCAAAAGGTTCTGTAACTCTATTTGGCAGACGAAATAATCCTGATCTAGACTATACAATGTATATTGATTCAAAAAATGATTCTGAAAATATAAAAAAAGGAATTTTTAATGCAGAAGCAAATATACGTTGCAAACTTGATTTTGGAACTAGCTTTAATTATTTTATAACTTCGAAAACTTTTTTTACTTCATCTCTCGTTTTTGAGGATGACAGAAATTATTTGAATAAGTCAAAAAGTGATCATCATTCAGAGCATAGGTATAATTTTAATATAGCTGTGAGGGTAAAATATAATTTGTAA
- a CDS encoding DUF6675 family protein, with the protein MKFAFAFFARFFVLVSASFAFPFNSKLSEQELDSALNGEILIRNISSYKNICLDVENAEINSCLDELRKLNPHYFVEVLQIRKANDGDDVIKKLSELLSNVESYTEIPYYSERHKTTTPLYSYCKILSDSQADVIHSFTVDMTMPPFEVYTAEISIKTDYENFLLYKSKNLNDMACISFVRVKENNLRSVVAAFKYDGYWIIYGIGAAKAPKIKFLTHRIEVAFISRVKAFCSFATSFLD; encoded by the coding sequence ATGAAATTTGCCTTTGCTTTTTTTGCCAGATTTTTTGTTCTCGTTTCTGCTTCGTTTGCTTTTCCGTTTAATTCGAAACTTTCGGAGCAGGAACTTGATTCAGCTTTAAATGGTGAAATTCTTATCCGGAACATCAGCTCATACAAAAATATTTGCCTTGACGTGGAAAATGCGGAAATAAATTCCTGTCTTGATGAACTTAGAAAATTGAATCCGCATTATTTTGTGGAAGTTCTTCAGATTCGAAAAGCAAATGACGGCGATGACGTTATAAAAAAACTTTCTGAGCTTCTTTCAAATGTTGAGTCTTATACAGAAATTCCTTATTATTCGGAACGCCACAAGACGACAACTCCGCTTTATTCTTACTGCAAAATTCTTTCTGATTCGCAGGCTGACGTAATTCACAGTTTTACTGTTGATATGACAATGCCGCCTTTTGAAGTTTACACTGCGGAAATTTCTATAAAAACGGATTATGAAAATTTTCTGCTTTATAAATCGAAAAACTTAAATGACATGGCTTGTATTTCCTTTGTTCGTGTAAAAGAAAATAATCTTAGGTCTGTTGTTGCCGCCTTTAAATATGACGGATATTGGATTATCTATGGAATCGGAGCGGCAAAAGCACCCAAAATAAAATTCTTGACGCATAGAATTGAAGTTGCCTTTATTTCGCGAGTAAAAGCATTTTGTTCTTTTGCAACATCTTTTTTAGATTGA
- a CDS encoding DUF4422 domain-containing protein, giving the protein MKGKVTLNKDNCKILICCHKPCELPPNPDGLFLPIQVGAAISDVDLGMQRDDQVNGEPCDNISAKNKSYCELTALYWAWKNIKKIYPNLEYIGLNHYRRYFSFDKKNCFDDAVVLPENEVKKYELDKSKLEKILSKYDALMAKPRVYPYSLEVDYSVCHVSDDIKTIGKLIHDNYSDYYSDFLSVITCNNKLSHYNMTVIGWNDFCKYCEWIFSVLNKAENIINIANYNATQSRIWGYLAERLFNVWIVHNNQNIKFLNIIKFFNGTVHKKIWQVKKRIKVSLAYNINYKSIGINFFLNHKNI; this is encoded by the coding sequence ATGAAAGGTAAAGTAACATTAAACAAAGACAACTGTAAAATCCTGATATGCTGCCATAAGCCGTGCGAACTTCCTCCGAATCCGGACGGACTGTTTCTGCCTATTCAAGTGGGAGCGGCAATCAGCGATGTTGATTTGGGAATGCAGCGTGATGACCAGGTGAACGGCGAGCCTTGCGACAACATCAGCGCAAAGAACAAAAGCTACTGCGAGCTTACGGCTCTTTACTGGGCATGGAAAAACATAAAGAAAATCTATCCGAATCTTGAATATATCGGTCTGAACCATTACAGAAGATATTTCAGTTTTGACAAGAAGAATTGTTTTGATGATGCAGTAGTTCTTCCTGAAAACGAAGTGAAAAAGTATGAACTTGATAAATCAAAACTTGAAAAAATTCTCTCAAAATATGATGCGCTGATGGCAAAGCCGAGAGTCTATCCTTATTCATTGGAAGTTGATTATTCGGTATGCCATGTTTCAGATGATATAAAGACAATAGGAAAACTAATACATGATAACTATTCTGATTATTACAGCGATTTTTTAAGTGTGATAACTTGTAATAACAAGTTATCACACTATAACATGACTGTCATAGGGTGGAACGACTTTTGCAAATACTGTGAATGGATTTTCAGCGTTTTAAATAAAGCCGAAAACATAATAAATATAGCAAATTATAATGCAACCCAATCTCGAATTTGGGGATATTTAGCCGAAAGACTTTTTAATGTTTGGATAGTGCATAATAATCAAAACATTAAATTTTTAAATATAATAAAATTTTTTAATGGAACTGTTCATAAAAAAATATGGCAAGTAAAAAAACGTATAAAAGTTTCACTTGCTTATAATATAAATTACAAATCTATTGGAATAAATTTTTTTTTAAATCATAAAAACATATAA
- the lon gene encoding endopeptidase La, whose amino-acid sequence MKKQPNEKEILGLPAETQLPLKLNILPIGGRPIFPGIFTPLMINNSEDIKVIENSLAGDGFIGIVMLKEDKENPTVVDLHKVGTVARIIKKINLPDGGVNVFVSTLQRFKIRKVLNNSNPIAAAVEYLEDEEDNTFEVKALTRALISEMKEISENNPMFSEEMRLNMVNIDHPGKIADFIVSILNIDKEEQQKVLEMTNVHKRMEQVLVFIKKEQEIFRVQKKIQTELNEKVEKNQREYFLREEMKSIQEELGIAGDSKTSDYQKFKSKIESFNFKGEVKEALDSELEKFHLLDPHDPDYNMSRNYLETVCSLPWNDEPLENYNIEKASKILENDHYGLEDVKKRIIEYLAVRMLKNDGKGSVLILVGPPGVGKTSVGRSIANAMNKKFFRFSVGGEHDESKIKGFRRTYIGSMPGQIIEGLKITKSKAPVFMIDEVDKMNASAQGDPSAALLEVLDPEQNSTFRDNYLNLPFDLSKVFFILTANTLDTIPRPLLDRAEIIELSGYIDQEKIEIARKYLLPKNLVKNGFKKNQVKYSKQALALIATEYAREAGVRNFEKCIDKINRKLAAAEVSQLEKNGASDSAKIGEAVAKKIFSIDIPEVRKYLGKAVFDESQIKTASVPGTAIGLAWTSMGGDTLLLESIAIKSSKGGLQLTGQMGDVMKESAQIAMNWSRLFAIENKIKDSKWFEENTIHLHIPEGATPKDGPSAGITMAVTFTSLLKGKKIKPNLAMTGELSLTGQVLPIGGLREKTVAAKRNKIKTIIIPKANVRDLDEIPEHVKSGIKFIPVSHVQEVIDIVF is encoded by the coding sequence ATGAAAAAACAACCAAACGAAAAAGAAATTCTAGGGCTTCCAGCTGAAACTCAGCTTCCTTTAAAACTTAATATTCTTCCTATTGGCGGCCGTCCGATTTTTCCGGGAATTTTTACGCCGCTTATGATAAATAATTCCGAGGACATAAAAGTTATTGAAAATTCTTTGGCAGGCGACGGTTTCATTGGAATCGTCATGCTGAAAGAAGATAAGGAAAATCCGACTGTTGTTGATCTTCATAAAGTTGGAACTGTTGCCCGCATTATAAAAAAAATAAATTTGCCGGACGGCGGCGTGAATGTTTTTGTTTCGACTTTGCAGCGTTTTAAAATCCGCAAGGTCTTGAACAATTCAAATCCTATTGCCGCGGCTGTTGAATATCTTGAGGATGAAGAGGACAACACTTTTGAAGTGAAGGCTCTTACGCGTGCTCTTATAAGCGAAATGAAGGAAATCAGCGAAAACAATCCGATGTTCAGCGAGGAAATGCGTCTTAACATGGTGAACATTGATCATCCCGGAAAAATCGCGGACTTCATTGTTTCGATTTTGAATATTGACAAGGAAGAGCAGCAGAAAGTTCTTGAAATGACAAATGTCCACAAAAGAATGGAGCAAGTTCTTGTCTTTATAAAAAAAGAGCAGGAAATTTTCCGTGTTCAGAAAAAAATTCAGACTGAACTGAATGAAAAAGTTGAAAAAAATCAGCGTGAATATTTTTTGCGCGAGGAAATGAAAAGCATTCAGGAAGAGCTTGGAATCGCAGGAGATTCAAAGACAAGCGACTATCAGAAGTTCAAGTCAAAGATAGAATCGTTTAATTTTAAAGGCGAAGTTAAGGAAGCGTTGGACAGCGAGCTTGAAAAATTTCATTTGCTTGATCCGCACGACCCGGACTACAATATGAGCCGCAATTATCTTGAAACGGTTTGTTCTCTTCCGTGGAATGACGAGCCGCTTGAAAACTATAATATTGAAAAAGCTTCCAAGATTCTTGAAAATGACCATTACGGTCTTGAAGATGTAAAAAAACGCATCATTGAATATCTTGCGGTTCGTATGCTCAAAAATGACGGAAAAGGTTCTGTGCTGATTTTGGTCGGACCTCCGGGAGTTGGAAAAACTAGCGTTGGACGTTCGATTGCAAATGCGATGAACAAAAAATTTTTTAGATTCAGCGTGGGCGGCGAGCATGACGAGTCCAAGATAAAAGGATTCAGGCGGACTTACATTGGTTCTATGCCGGGGCAAATTATCGAAGGCTTGAAAATTACAAAATCAAAAGCTCCTGTTTTTATGATTGATGAAGTTGACAAGATGAATGCAAGCGCGCAGGGAGATCCTTCAGCCGCATTGCTTGAAGTTCTTGACCCTGAGCAGAATTCAACTTTCCGCGACAACTATTTGAATTTGCCGTTCGATTTGAGCAAAGTTTTTTTCATTCTTACTGCGAACACTTTGGACACAATTCCTCGGCCTTTGCTTGACCGCGCTGAAATAATTGAACTTTCCGGCTACATAGATCAGGAAAAAATTGAAATTGCCCGGAAATATTTGCTTCCGAAAAATCTTGTTAAAAACGGATTTAAAAAGAATCAGGTAAAGTATTCAAAACAGGCTTTGGCTTTGATTGCAACTGAATATGCGAGGGAAGCCGGAGTCCGAAATTTTGAAAAGTGCATTGACAAGATAAACAGAAAACTTGCCGCCGCGGAAGTAAGCCAGCTTGAAAAAAATGGAGCGTCTGATTCTGCAAAGATTGGCGAGGCAGTTGCAAAGAAAATTTTCAGCATCGATATTCCAGAAGTTAGAAAATATCTTGGCAAGGCTGTTTTTGATGAAAGCCAGATAAAAACTGCTTCTGTTCCAGGAACTGCGATTGGTCTTGCTTGGACGAGCATGGGCGGCGACACTTTGCTTTTGGAATCGATTGCGATTAAGTCTTCTAAAGGCGGACTTCAGCTTACAGGACAAATGGGCGATGTTATGAAGGAAAGTGCGCAGATTGCCATGAACTGGAGCCGTTTGTTTGCAATAGAAAATAAAATCAAGGACAGCAAGTGGTTTGAGGAAAACACAATTCATCTGCATATTCCTGAAGGCGCAACACCCAAGGACGGACCTAGCGCGGGAATTACGATGGCGGTAACTTTCACTTCGCTTTTAAAGGGAAAGAAAATAAAGCCGAATCTTGCAATGACAGGGGAGCTTAGCCTTACAGGTCAGGTGCTTCCGATTGGCGGACTTAGGGAAAAAACCGTCGCCGCAAAACGCAACAAAATAAAAACGATTATAATTCCAAAGGCGAATGTCCGCGACCTTGATGAAATTCCAGAGCACGTAAAAAGCGGAATAAAATTTATTCCAGTTTCCCATGTTCAGGAAGTGATTGACATTGTCTTTTAG
- the glf gene encoding UDP-galactopyranose mutase, whose protein sequence is MKKYDYLIVGSGLYGATFAYLAAKVGKKCLVIDKRPQLGGNIFCEDIEGIHVHKYGAHIFHTSNKKVWDFVNSFVPFNRYTNSPVANFRGKLFNLPFNMNTFYQMWGVTTPDAAMAKIEQQKKESGIAEPKNLEEQAISLVGRDIYETLVKEYTEKQWGRPCTELPAFIIKRLPVRFTFDNNYFNDAYQGIPIGGYNRVVDGLLAGIETKTNVDYFTDREKWNGIAEKIVFTGKIDEFFGYKFGKLEYRTVRFETETLNVQNFQGNAVVNYTSHDEPFTRIIEHKHFEPENPFYQQSKTVISKEYSTEWYDGVEPFYPVNDAKNAEVYKKYRELAEAQDKVIFGGRLAEYKYYDMDDVIEKCMKDWEEENER, encoded by the coding sequence ATGAAGAAATATGATTACTTAATCGTAGGCTCAGGCTTATACGGGGCGACTTTTGCCTATCTTGCTGCTAAAGTCGGAAAAAAGTGCCTTGTCATAGACAAACGTCCGCAGCTTGGCGGAAACATTTTCTGCGAGGATATTGAGGGAATCCATGTCCACAAATATGGCGCGCATATCTTCCACACCTCAAACAAAAAAGTCTGGGATTTTGTGAACAGCTTTGTTCCTTTCAACCGCTACACAAACTCGCCTGTCGCAAACTTCCGTGGAAAACTTTTCAACCTGCCGTTCAACATGAACACTTTCTACCAGATGTGGGGCGTAACAACACCTGATGCGGCGATGGCAAAAATCGAGCAGCAGAAAAAGGAAAGCGGAATCGCCGAGCCTAAAAACCTTGAGGAGCAGGCAATCAGCCTTGTGGGGCGCGACATTTACGAGACTCTTGTGAAGGAATACACCGAAAAGCAGTGGGGCAGACCTTGCACAGAGCTTCCGGCTTTCATCATAAAGCGGCTTCCGGTACGGTTCACCTTTGACAACAACTATTTCAACGACGCATATCAGGGAATCCCAATCGGCGGCTACAACAGAGTTGTTGACGGACTTCTTGCCGGAATCGAGACGAAAACGAACGTTGACTATTTTACAGACCGTGAGAAATGGAACGGCATTGCGGAAAAAATCGTTTTCACAGGAAAAATCGACGAGTTCTTTGGATATAAGTTCGGAAAACTTGAGTACCGCACAGTTCGCTTTGAGACAGAAACACTTAATGTTCAGAATTTCCAGGGAAACGCGGTTGTGAACTACACAAGCCACGACGAGCCGTTCACAAGAATCATAGAGCACAAGCATTTTGAGCCGGAAAATCCGTTCTACCAGCAGAGCAAGACGGTAATCTCAAAGGAATACTCAACCGAATGGTACGATGGAGTCGAACCCTTCTACCCGGTGAACGATGCGAAAAACGCGGAAGTCTACAAAAAATACAGGGAGCTTGCAGAAGCCCAAGACAAAGTGATTTTCGGCGGCCGCCTGGCGGAATACAAATACTACGACATGGACGATGTTATTGAAAAGTGCATGAAAGACTGGGAGGAAGAAAATGAAAGGTAA